The following DNA comes from Solidesulfovibrio fructosivorans JJ].
ACAAGGACGCCGTCTTCGGCATCATCAAGAAGGCGCTCGAATACAAGGGGCTTACGGCCGAGGAAGTGGCCGTGCTGCTCGAAGTGGACGACTCGGACCTGCTCGATTCCATGTACAAAGCCGCCAAGACGGTCAAGGAAGCCATCTACGGCAAGCGCATCGTTCTTTTCGCGCCCCTGTACCTGTCGAGCTTTTGCGTCAACAACTGCGTCTACTGCGGCTATAAGCGCAGCAACAAGGAACAGTTGCGCAAACGCCTGTCCATGGACGAAATCAAGCGCGAAGTGGAAATTCTCGAATCGCTCGGCCACAAGCGCCTGGCCGTGGAAGCCGGCGAGGACCCGAAAAACAATCCCATCGAATACATCACCGACGCCATCAAGGCCATCTACAGCATCCGTGACGGCAACGGCTCCATCCGCCGCGTCAATATCAACATCGCCGCCACCACCATCGAAGACTACCAGAAGCTCAAGGCCGCCGAGATCGGCACCTACATTCTGTTTCAGGAAACCTACCACCGCGAAACCTACGCCAAGCTGCATCCCTCCGGACCCAAGCACGACTACAACTGGCACACCACCGCCATGGACCGCGCCCAGACCGCCGGCATCGACGACGTCGGCATCGGCGTGCTCTACGGCCTCTACGACTGGAAGTACGAAACCGTGGCCATGTTTCTGCACGCCGAACACTTGGAAAAGACGTTCGGCGTCGGGCCGCACACCATCTCCGTGCCCCGTATGCGTCCGGCCGGGGCCGTCAACCTCGACACCTTCCCCTATCTCGTCGATGATCCGGCTTTCAAAAAGATCATCACCACCATCCGCCTCGCCGTGCCCTACACCGGCATGATCCTCTCCACCCGCGAGGACCCGGATTTTCGCGACGAGCTCATCGACTGCGGTATCTCCCAGATCAGCGCCGGCTCCTGCACCGGCGTCGGCGGCTACCAGAAGACCGTCGTCGAACACGAATCCACCCATAACACCAACAACGGCCAGCAGTTCGAGCCCAGCGACCAGCGCTCCCCCAACGAAATCATCCGCATGCTCTGCCAGCGCGGCTACGTTCCCAGCTACTGCACAGCCTGCTACCGTCAAGGCCGCACCGGCGACCGGTTTATGTCCCTGGCCAAGGTCGGAGCCATCCAAAACGTCTGCCTGCCGAACGCTCTGCTTACCTTTAAGGAATACTTGATCGACTATGCCGACCCGGAAACCAAGGCCGTCGGCGAGGAACGC
Coding sequences within:
- the hydG gene encoding [FeFe] hydrogenase H-cluster radical SAM maturase HydG gives rise to the protein MIDESQRTSDAFIDEGRIAAALAAAKTASKDKDAVFGIIKKALEYKGLTAEEVAVLLEVDDSDLLDSMYKAAKTVKEAIYGKRIVLFAPLYLSSFCVNNCVYCGYKRSNKEQLRKRLSMDEIKREVEILESLGHKRLAVEAGEDPKNNPIEYITDAIKAIYSIRDGNGSIRRVNINIAATTIEDYQKLKAAEIGTYILFQETYHRETYAKLHPSGPKHDYNWHTTAMDRAQTAGIDDVGIGVLYGLYDWKYETVAMFLHAEHLEKTFGVGPHTISVPRMRPAGAVNLDTFPYLVDDPAFKKIITTIRLAVPYTGMILSTREDPDFRDELIDCGISQISAGSCTGVGGYQKTVVEHESTHNTNNGQQFEPSDQRSPNEIIRMLCQRGYVPSYCTACYRQGRTGDRFMSLAKVGAIQNVCLPNALLTFKEYLIDYADPETKAVGEERIKEALDTIPKEGIRDLTIQRLNDIECGRRDLFF